The sequence below is a genomic window from Streptomyces sp. NBC_00289.
CTGGTTACTCAGGGACTGTCCGCCTTTCGCGCGCGTTTTAGTGGCCCGCGTCGCTTCGCCAGACTCCACTGTGTCCCTCCCGCAGGGGTCGACCGTTACTGCTGTGCTCCGGCATTCCTGGTCGGCGTACCGGTTACTGCTGCGTAGTTCTGTCTACTGCTGCGTTCCACTGCGATTTTCAGCCAGGCATGGCGAGCCGCATCACGAGCTCCTGCCCGCCTTACGTACAAGACACTCGGCCTGCCCGGACCTTCTCCAGAAGCCTGCCCAGTGTTTCACCCCGGCTGAACCAGGCCATAACAGTTCGGCAGCTTCGCACATCGTCCGCACACCCTCTGGACGGAAACACTGGTGACCGGCATCCGCACGGGCAGGGAAGGTAAGTAACCTTGCATGCGGCTGTCCAGCCGCGCCGGTTCCGTCCGGTCTGGGCGGTGGCACGAAACGAGCGGGCATCGGAGGGGCGGCCGCACACATGACCACCGGACTGATCCCGGGGGAACAGCCCCCGGACCCCCGGCCGACAGGCGCACTGCCGCATCAGCGGCACGAGCCGGTCGGCCAGGCAGCCCTTCACGTCGACAACCGGTCGAGGAGTTCAGTGATCACCGCGCGCGCGGCCGCCAGCTTCGAGCCCCTGGGACGATCGGTCGCGAGCGCCCGCTCCTTCGTCCGCGACACCCTCCAGGGCTGGGGCTTCGCCGACATCATCGACGACGCCGTGGTGCTCACCAGCGAACTGGTGACCAACGCCGTGGTGCACGCCGGCACCGCCGCGGACGTCCTGTGTCTACGCAGTGAGGAAGGCGTACGGATCGAGGTCGCCGACCGCTACCCGGAGCGCGAGATCCCACTGCAGGGTTCGCCTGTCAACATGGGCAGCCCCGATCGTGAGGGCGGCCGCGGCCTGCAGCTCTGCGCGGCACTGGCCGGCCGCTGGGGCGTCGAGTACACGCCCACGCAGAAGCAGGTCTGGTTCCAGCTCGCGCTCCCCGGCCGCCCGGTGGGCGCCCGCGCCGCCGGCCCGATGCTGCCCGCCGACCTGCTCCCGCTCGCCGACGGCCGCGTCCGCGTCGCCGTCGTCCAGATCGACCGCATCGGCGCCATCACCGCGTGGAACGAGGACGCGGAAGAACTCTTCGGGTACGCCGCCGAACAGGTCACCGGCAAACCACTGACCGACCTCGCGGCCTGGCCGCACACCCCGGGCACGGGCACCGGCATCGCGGACGCCCTCCGGCTCTCCCGCTGGGAGGGCAGCTACGGCATCAGAGGCGCCAACGGCCGGGTCAGCTCCGTGTACGCCTCACACCTCCGCGTCCGCGACACCACCGGCGAGCCCTCCACCGTGTGCCTCCTGGTGCGGGACCACGAGCGAGCGGTCCTGCAGTCGCCGATGCGCATCCCCGTCACCGACACGGGCACCGCCGAGGGCCAGAACGCGGACCCCTTCGAGGTGTTCATCGGCTCCCCCGCCCCCGACGACCTCGACGGCCTCCTCCAGCGCACCGTGGAACGCGCCCGAGACATGCTCGACGGCGACTCCGCCTTCCTGCTCCTCGCCACCGACGACGAGACGGAGCTGGAGGTCCGCGCCTCCACCGGCCTGCCCTCGGCCCGCCAGCGCTTCGCCCGCGTCCCCGTCGAGGGAGGCCCCGGCCGTTACGGCTCGGCCCGCATGCCGGCCGTCCACGAGGACCTCTCCGCCGTGCCCGGAGCCGTCCCGCTGCTCAGCGGCACCGGCATGCGCTCGGTGGTGACGGTCCCCCTGAAGGTCGAGGGTCGCCTGACCGGCTCGCTCGGCGTGGCCGCCGAAGGACCCGGCAGATACTCGAACGAGGAGGCCCTGCGTCTGCAGTTCGCCGCCGACCGCATCGCGCTGGCCGTCGAGTCGGCCCGTCTGGGCGAACTCGAACGTCTGCGCCGAGGCTCCCTGAGCTTCCTGGTCGAGGCATCCGACCTGCTGGCCGGCACCCTGGACCGCGACCAGACCCTGGCCCTGATGGCCCAGATGACCGTCCCGACCCTCGCCACCTGGTGCGCCGTCTACACGATCGCCGACCAGGCCTCCGAGCCGTACCTCTCCTACGTCCTGCACGAGGACGAGGAACTCATCGACGGCATCAAGTCCCTGCTGTCCAAGGTCCCACCGCCGGACCCGGTACCCACCCCCGGCGCCCGCGTCTGGAGAGCCCCCGGCGAGGCGGCCCACCGCGCGGCTCTGCGCAGTTCCATGCGGAGTCTCGGGCTGAGCGGCGGACCCACCCACCAGTTCTCCTCGAACATCGGCCCGACCCTCGCCACCGCCTCCGCGGTCGGCGGCGAGACGGTGGTCCTGCCCCTGGTCGCCCGCAACCGGGTGATCGGCATGCTGACCCTGGGCAAGCCCACCGACGAACACTTCCGCCAGGAGATCCTCGAACTGGCCGAGGACCTGTCCCGCCGGGCCGCCCTGGCCCTGGACAACGCCCGCCTCTACTCCGAGCGCACAGCCATCAGCCAGGCCCTCCAGCGCAGCCTGCTCCCGCCCGAACTCCCTGAGATCGAGGGCGTCGAGGTCGAGGTCATCTACCGCGCGGCAGGCGAGGGCAACGAGGTCGGCGGCGACTTCTACGACCTCTTCCCGATCCGCGACGGCGCCTACGGCTTCGCCATCGGCGACGTCTGCGGCACCGGCCCGAACGCGGCGGCGGTGACGGGCCTGGCCCGCCACGCGCTCAGGCTCCTGGCCAGGGAGGGCCTCAGTGGCCCGGCGGTGCTGGAGCGCCTCAACTCGGCGATCCTCGACGAGGGCGCCCGCAGCCGCTTCCTGACCCTCCTGTACGGCGAGTTGTGGCCCCAGGCGGACGGCAGCGCACTGCTGAAGGTCGTCTGCGCCGGCCACCCGCTCCCGCTCCGCCTGCGCCAGGACGGCACCGTCGAACCGGCCGCCGAGCCTCAACCGCTCCTCGGTGTCATGGAGGACCTCGAACTGTACGAGCAGACGGTCACCCTCGACCCCGGCGATGTCCTGCTGTGTGTCACGGACGGCGTGACGGAACGCCGCGAAGGCACCCGCATGTTGGGCGACGACGGCCTCAGCGACGTCCTCACGACCTGCACCGGTCTGACGGCGGGCGCGGTCGCGGCCCGCATCATGCGGGCCGTGGAACGCTTCGCGTCCGACGCCCCGTCCGACGACATGGCGATCCTCGCCATGCGGGTTCCGGGCCTGCACAAGGACTGAAGAAGGGCATGAAAAAGGCCCCGCCCGAATGGGCGGGGCCTTTTCTTCGGAGCCCCCAAACGGAATCGAACCGTTGACCTTCTCCTTACCATGGAGACGCTCTGCCGACTGAGCTATGGGGGCCGGTCACCTTTTCGAGGTTTCCCTCGCGGCAACGGGATAGATCATACCCCGACGGGACCGCTGCTCCCAACCACGATCATCAGAAGGCGGGCTGCAACAACCCTCCGAGCGCGTTGCACGCGCCCACGATCCGCTGCATGTCCCGCCTGGTCAGGGCAGCGTCCACGGGCAGCGCGAGGGTCTCGTCGGCGGCCCGCTCGGTGTCCGGCAGCGAGAGGCACCGACGGAACTCCGGCAGCCGATGCACCGGAGTCTTGACGGGAACCCGGCACTCAACTCCCCTGCCGCGCAGGGCGCGAGCGAAGGCGTCGCGGTCCGGCCGCCCGTTCCCCGGCACGCGCACGACGTACTGCTGGTACGTGTGCCCGTCCCCGTCGTCGGGCGTCAGTACGCCTCGCAGCCTCGCGTCGAGATACCCGGCCCGCTGCCGCCGCTGAGCGATCTCGTCGTACGGCGCCTCGGACTCCCCTTGTTGGAGCACGAGGAGCCCGCGCCGCTGCCCGACCTCGTGCAACCGCGCCATGTCGGCGGGCCGGCCGAAGCGGTGGACGACAACGACGGCCGCCGTCCGCGGAGTTATGGAGGCCTCGACGGCGGTCGCGTCGAGGCAGTACGTCGCCGGGTCTATCTCGGCGAACACCGGAAGCCCACCCGCCAGAACCACGGCCTCGGCGACTTCCACGTTTCCGAAGGCCGGTACGACGACCTCGTCACCGACTCCGACGCCGGCGGCCCGGAGCAATGCTGCAGTACCCATACCGTGGATGCTGGGCGCGGAACGTGAACTACAGGTGACACACAACAAAAAAGGGCCGGACTCTGAACCGAAGTTCAGGGTCCGACCCTTTTTGAATAATTGTTCGGCGGTGTCCTACTCTCCCACAGGGTCCCCCCTGCAGTACCATCGGCGCTGTGAGGCTTAGCTTCCGGGTTCGGAATGTAACCGGGCGTTTCCCTCACGCTATGACCACCGAAACACTATGAAACAGACAACCGCACCGTTGTGTGGCACAACGGGGTTGTTCGTGGTTTCAGAACCAACACAGTGGACGCGAGCAACTGAGGACAAGCCCTCGGCCTATTAGTACCGGTCACCTCCACACCTTACGGTGCTTCCAGATCCGGCCTATCAACCCAGTCGTCTACTGGGAGCCTTAACCCCTCAAAGGGGGTGGGAATACTCATCTCGAAGCAGGCTTCCCGCTTAGATGCTTTCAGCGGTTATCCCTCCCGAACGTAGCCAACCAGCCATGCCCTTGGCAGGACAACTGGCACACCAGAGGTTCGTCCGTCCCGGTCCTCTCGTACTAGGGACAGCCCTTCTCAATATTCCTGCGCGCGCAGCGGATAGGGACCGAACTGTCTCACGACGTTCTAAACCCAGCTCGCGTACCGCTTTAATGGGCGAACAGCCCAACCCTTGGGACCGACTCCAGCCCCAGGATGCGACGAGCCGACATCGAGGTGCCAAACCATCCCGTCGATATGGACTCTTGGGGAAGATCAGCCTGTTATCCCCGGGGTACCTTTTATCCGTTGAGCGACGGCGCTTCCACAAGCCACCGCCGGATCACTAGTCCCGACTTTCGTCCCTGCTCGACCCGTCGGTCTCACAGTCAAGCTCCCTTGTGCACTTACACTCAACACCTGATTGCCAACCAGGCTGAGGGAACCTTTGGGCGCCTCCGTTACTCTTTAGGAGGCAACCGCCCCAGTTAAACTACCCATCAGACACTGTCCCTGATCCGGATCACGGACCCAGGTTAGACATCCAGCACGACCAGACTGGTATTTCAACGACGACTCCACCTGAACTGGCGTCCAAGCTTCACAGTCTCCCAGCTATCCTACACAAGCCGAACCGAACACCAATATCAAACTGTAGTAAAGGTCCCGGGGTCTTTCCGTCCTGCTGCGCGAAACGAGCATCTTTACTCGTAGT
It includes:
- a CDS encoding SpoIIE family protein phosphatase codes for the protein MTTGLIPGEQPPDPRPTGALPHQRHEPVGQAALHVDNRSRSSVITARAAASFEPLGRSVASARSFVRDTLQGWGFADIIDDAVVLTSELVTNAVVHAGTAADVLCLRSEEGVRIEVADRYPEREIPLQGSPVNMGSPDREGGRGLQLCAALAGRWGVEYTPTQKQVWFQLALPGRPVGARAAGPMLPADLLPLADGRVRVAVVQIDRIGAITAWNEDAEELFGYAAEQVTGKPLTDLAAWPHTPGTGTGIADALRLSRWEGSYGIRGANGRVSSVYASHLRVRDTTGEPSTVCLLVRDHERAVLQSPMRIPVTDTGTAEGQNADPFEVFIGSPAPDDLDGLLQRTVERARDMLDGDSAFLLLATDDETELEVRASTGLPSARQRFARVPVEGGPGRYGSARMPAVHEDLSAVPGAVPLLSGTGMRSVVTVPLKVEGRLTGSLGVAAEGPGRYSNEEALRLQFAADRIALAVESARLGELERLRRGSLSFLVEASDLLAGTLDRDQTLALMAQMTVPTLATWCAVYTIADQASEPYLSYVLHEDEELIDGIKSLLSKVPPPDPVPTPGARVWRAPGEAAHRAALRSSMRSLGLSGGPTHQFSSNIGPTLATASAVGGETVVLPLVARNRVIGMLTLGKPTDEHFRQEILELAEDLSRRAALALDNARLYSERTAISQALQRSLLPPELPEIEGVEVEVIYRAAGEGNEVGGDFYDLFPIRDGAYGFAIGDVCGTGPNAAAVTGLARHALRLLAREGLSGPAVLERLNSAILDEGARSRFLTLLYGELWPQADGSALLKVVCAGHPLPLRLRQDGTVEPAAEPQPLLGVMEDLELYEQTVTLDPGDVLLCVTDGVTERREGTRMLGDDGLSDVLTTCTGLTAGAVAARIMRAVERFASDAPSDDMAILAMRVPGLHKD
- a CDS encoding DegT/DnrJ/EryC1/StrS family aminotransferase, whose amino-acid sequence is MLRAAGVGVGDEVVVPAFGNVEVAEAVVLAGGLPVFAEIDPATYCLDATAVEASITPRTAAVVVVHRFGRPADMARLHEVGQRRGLLVLQQGESEAPYDEIAQRRQRAGYLDARLRGVLTPDDGDGHTYQQYVVRVPGNGRPDRDAFARALRGRGVECRVPVKTPVHRLPEFRRCLSLPDTERAADETLALPVDAALTRRDMQRIVGACNALGGLLQPAF